The Amycolatopsis sp. DG1A-15b genome window below encodes:
- a CDS encoding DM13 domain-containing protein: MNRTRLVRRPWVLSILVAGVVAVAAGLFWFQPWQLVVDETVQEELPAAAPAPAPPSTPPPPSTPPPPSTPLTPSTSPSPSTSPSPSTSAKPAELAGGTLISHEHRTTGTVRLLRAADGSFVLRLENLATSSGPDVHVWLTDAPVKPGKDGWAVFDDGKHLDAGKLKGNKGNQNYPLPAGTDPAAYTSVSLWCDRFNVSFGAAELARHPA; this comes from the coding sequence ATGAACCGGACGCGGCTGGTCAGGCGGCCCTGGGTGCTGAGCATCCTGGTGGCGGGCGTGGTCGCCGTCGCGGCGGGGTTGTTCTGGTTCCAGCCGTGGCAGCTGGTGGTGGACGAGACGGTCCAGGAGGAACTGCCGGCCGCCGCGCCGGCGCCCGCACCGCCGTCGACACCTCCGCCGCCGTCGACACCTCCGCCGCCGTCCACACCGCTGACGCCGTCCACGTCGCCGTCGCCGTCCACGTCGCCGTCGCCGTCCACTTCGGCCAAGCCCGCGGAACTCGCCGGCGGCACCCTGATCAGCCACGAGCACCGGACCACGGGCACCGTCCGGCTCCTGCGCGCGGCCGACGGGTCGTTCGTGCTGCGGCTGGAGAACCTGGCCACCAGCAGCGGCCCCGACGTGCACGTCTGGCTCACCGACGCACCGGTGAAACCGGGCAAGGACGGCTGGGCCGTCTTCGACGACGGCAAGCACCTCGACGCGGGCAAGCTCAAGGGGAACAAGGGAAACCAGAACTACCCCCTGCCGGCCGGCACCGACCCGGCCGCCTACACCAGCGTGAGCCTCTGGTGCGACCGCTTCAACGTCTCCTTCGGCGCGGCGGAACTGGCCCGGCACCCGGCCTGA
- a CDS encoding zinc-binding dehydrogenase, producing the protein MSVPATMRALQQTSLDGPQDMHLITDAPVPSPGPGEVLIRVAAAGVNFADLSKACGTFRDGPRPPYRAGFEAAGEVVAVGEAVTGPPPGTHVIGIGDGAFAEYLVLPAAAARPVPAGWRAEQSLGLVVNWPTALAALKPLGRVAAGETVVVPAAAGATGQAAVTLAKHYGATVIATAAPGKHETVLALGADHVLDSRTGDLAAEVRRLTGGAGADLVLESAGGATFAASLAAAKPVTGRVVVYGLAGGEASLTNRELVYRHQVHVIGLNIGTLIQAAPRIFGEVMGELAALVAAGVVTPARPATYDLADGPEALAELAARATVGKLALLP; encoded by the coding sequence GTGAGCGTTCCCGCCACCATGCGCGCCCTGCAGCAGACCTCGCTGGACGGACCGCAGGACATGCACCTGATCACCGACGCGCCCGTGCCCAGCCCCGGCCCGGGTGAGGTCTTGATCCGGGTGGCCGCCGCCGGGGTCAACTTCGCCGACCTCTCGAAAGCCTGCGGCACCTTCCGGGACGGCCCCCGGCCGCCGTATCGGGCGGGGTTCGAGGCGGCCGGCGAGGTCGTCGCGGTGGGGGAGGCGGTGACCGGCCCGCCACCGGGGACGCACGTGATCGGGATCGGCGACGGCGCCTTCGCCGAGTACCTGGTCCTGCCGGCGGCGGCCGCGAGGCCGGTGCCGGCGGGCTGGCGCGCCGAGCAGTCGCTGGGCCTGGTCGTGAACTGGCCCACCGCGCTCGCCGCGCTCAAGCCGCTCGGCCGGGTGGCGGCCGGGGAGACCGTCGTCGTCCCCGCCGCGGCGGGCGCGACCGGCCAGGCCGCGGTGACCCTGGCCAAGCACTACGGTGCGACCGTCATCGCCACGGCCGCACCGGGCAAGCACGAGACCGTGCTGGCGCTGGGGGCCGACCACGTCCTGGACTCCCGTACCGGCGACCTCGCCGCCGAGGTCCGGCGCCTGACCGGCGGTGCCGGCGCCGACCTGGTGCTGGAATCGGCCGGCGGCGCCACGTTCGCCGCGAGCCTGGCCGCGGCCAAGCCGGTGACCGGCCGGGTCGTCGTCTACGGCCTGGCGGGCGGCGAAGCTTCGCTCACCAACCGGGAGCTGGTGTACCGGCACCAGGTCCACGTCATCGGCCTCAACATCGGCACCCTGATCCAGGCGGCACCCCGGATCTTCGGCGAGGTCATGGGCGAGCTCGCCGCGCTCGTCGCCGCCGGCGTCGTCACCCCCGCGCGCCCGGCCACCTACGACCTGGCCGACGGCCCCGAGGCCCTCGCCGAGCTGGCCGCCCGGGCGACCGTCGGCAAGCTGGCGCTGCTGCCGTGA
- a CDS encoding RNA polymerase subunit sigma-70, with protein sequence MAGRQSAAAPARERDRFAAETAGFRRELLAHCYRMAGSAHDAEDLVQETYLRAWRSYAGFEGRASIRSWLYAIATNVCLTALEPRRNRVLPSGLTGPHDGPDRPPVPAGPDEVAWLEPLPDHWVADPAAAVVARESLRLALVVSLQHLPARQRAILLLREVLAFTAPETARILGTTTAAVKSGLQRARARLDDLGTPPEDLLEPTDRRARALLEGYIAAFERSDAHLLERVLRADATLEAAPFRDWYAGRAQCLHLLGTYVLGTPGDWRMSATTANNQPAAAVYHRDTGGVLRAHGVVVLTPTVTGISRVVEFHDPALVTTFGFPDRRPD encoded by the coding sequence ATGGCAGGCAGGCAATCCGCGGCGGCGCCCGCGCGCGAGCGGGACCGGTTCGCCGCCGAAACCGCGGGGTTCCGCCGGGAGCTGCTGGCGCACTGCTACCGCATGGCCGGTTCGGCGCACGACGCCGAGGACCTGGTGCAGGAAACCTACCTGCGGGCGTGGCGGTCCTACGCCGGCTTCGAGGGCCGTGCGTCGATCCGGTCGTGGCTCTACGCCATCGCCACCAACGTGTGCCTGACCGCACTGGAGCCGCGCCGGAACCGGGTGCTGCCCTCGGGGCTGACCGGTCCGCACGACGGACCCGATCGCCCGCCGGTCCCGGCCGGGCCCGACGAAGTCGCCTGGCTGGAGCCGTTGCCGGACCACTGGGTCGCCGACCCGGCGGCGGCCGTGGTGGCGCGCGAGTCCCTGCGGCTCGCACTCGTCGTCAGCTTGCAGCACCTGCCGGCACGTCAGCGCGCGATCTTGCTCCTGCGGGAGGTGCTGGCGTTCACCGCTCCGGAAACGGCCCGGATCCTCGGCACCACCACGGCGGCGGTGAAGAGCGGCCTGCAGCGCGCCCGGGCCCGGCTCGACGACCTCGGAACACCACCCGAGGACCTGCTCGAACCCACCGACCGGCGGGCACGGGCGCTGCTCGAGGGGTACATCGCCGCGTTCGAACGCTCCGACGCCCACCTGCTGGAGCGGGTGCTGCGCGCGGACGCCACGCTGGAGGCAGCACCGTTCCGTGACTGGTACGCGGGCCGCGCGCAGTGCCTCCACCTGCTCGGCACGTACGTGCTGGGCACGCCCGGCGACTGGCGGATGAGCGCCACCACCGCCAACAACCAGCCCGCCGCCGCCGTGTACCACCGGGACACCGGCGGCGTCCTCCGGGCCCACGGCGTCGTGGTGCTGACCCCGACGGTCACCGGCATCTCGCGCGTGGTCGAGTTCCACGACCCGGCGCTGGTCACCACGTTCGGCTTTCCGGACCGGCGCCCGGACTGA
- a CDS encoding glycoside hydrolase family 9 protein, translated as MRTSTTKAVARAVVALLVLGLTLAVPGVSAGAPAGKFNYGEALQKAVWFYDAQRSGALPAGNRVSWRGPSALDDGKDVGRDLTGGFYDAGDHVKFGLPFEFSMTMLAWGALENRAAYQTSGQWSSLLSNLRWGDDWLIKAHPQPDVLYGQVGKGDDDHKWWGPAETMAMARPAYRIDDSCPGSDLAGEAAAQMAASSMVFQGDDPTYAATLLTHAKQLYSFADNHRGVYSNCITDAQNFYKSWSGYQDELVWSAIWLYKATGDATYLTKARAEYEKLATEPQTTTRSYRWTLAWDDKSYGAYVLLAQLTHDPEYVADANRWLDWWTTGVNGQRVPYSPGGQAVLDQWGSLRYAANTAFVALTYADSLRATDPARATTYHDFGVRQINYALGDNPRGASFEVGFGVNPPRNPHHRTTHGSWADNINEPAQSRHVLYGALVGGPSSPNDAYTDDRTNYTMNEVALDYNAGFTGALARLYGEYGGTPLAAFPPKETPDGPELLAQGALNQPDGGTFTEVKAYVINKSAWPARTFTGSLRYYFTLDGSTTPGQISVTSAYNQCDAPTLHQFSGAVYYVEVPCSGGVAPGGQSRYRKEVQFRITSTGTWAPGNDWSHTGLAPSGSAPADNPQLVLTQGAAVVWGSQPGQSTGDTTAPTAPTGVTATPGSTGATLTWTAATDDVGVAGYDVLDSAGATIGSTSGTSYQVTGLTPGTAYTFSVRARDAAGNQSPLSSPVAVTTTTTGTGTGSLAVQQRGGTAATANQIRTSLQIVNRGSTSVPLNSVTARYWFTGDAANPGYQVWCDYAVPGCGNVTLRVVKLSTPRPGADAYVEVGFSGGTLAAGASTGELQVRVAKADWSAFDQSDDYSYRTAASFTDLATATAYQSAALAWGTEP; from the coding sequence GTGCGTACTTCGACGACGAAGGCAGTGGCCCGCGCGGTCGTGGCGCTACTCGTGCTCGGCCTGACCTTGGCGGTTCCGGGAGTGTCCGCGGGCGCCCCCGCCGGGAAGTTCAACTACGGCGAGGCGCTGCAGAAGGCCGTCTGGTTCTACGACGCTCAGCGCTCCGGTGCGCTGCCCGCCGGCAACCGGGTCTCCTGGCGCGGCCCGTCCGCCCTCGACGACGGCAAGGACGTCGGCCGGGACCTGACCGGCGGGTTCTACGACGCCGGTGACCACGTCAAGTTCGGGCTGCCGTTCGAGTTCAGCATGACCATGCTCGCCTGGGGAGCGCTGGAGAACCGCGCCGCCTACCAGACCTCCGGCCAGTGGTCGTCCCTGCTGTCGAACCTGCGCTGGGGCGACGACTGGCTGATCAAGGCCCACCCGCAACCCGACGTGCTCTACGGCCAGGTCGGCAAGGGCGACGACGACCACAAGTGGTGGGGCCCCGCCGAGACGATGGCGATGGCCCGGCCCGCCTACCGCATCGACGACTCCTGCCCCGGCTCGGACCTCGCCGGCGAGGCCGCCGCGCAGATGGCCGCGAGCTCGATGGTGTTCCAGGGCGACGACCCCACCTACGCCGCCACCCTGCTCACCCACGCCAAGCAGCTGTATTCGTTCGCCGACAACCACCGAGGCGTCTACTCGAACTGCATCACCGACGCCCAGAACTTCTACAAGTCCTGGAGCGGCTACCAGGACGAGCTCGTGTGGAGCGCGATCTGGCTCTACAAAGCCACCGGTGACGCGACCTACCTGACCAAGGCGCGCGCCGAGTACGAGAAGCTGGCCACCGAACCGCAGACCACCACCCGCTCCTACCGCTGGACACTGGCCTGGGACGACAAGTCCTACGGCGCCTACGTCCTGCTCGCCCAGCTCACCCACGACCCCGAGTACGTCGCCGACGCCAACCGCTGGCTGGACTGGTGGACCACCGGCGTCAACGGCCAGCGCGTGCCCTACTCCCCCGGCGGGCAGGCCGTGCTCGACCAGTGGGGCTCACTGCGTTACGCGGCGAACACCGCTTTCGTCGCGCTCACCTACGCGGATTCGTTGCGCGCCACCGATCCTGCCCGTGCCACCACCTACCACGACTTCGGCGTGCGGCAGATCAACTACGCGCTCGGCGACAACCCGCGCGGCGCGAGCTTCGAGGTCGGGTTCGGCGTCAACCCGCCCCGCAACCCGCACCACCGCACCACGCACGGGTCCTGGGCCGACAACATCAACGAACCGGCGCAGAGCCGGCACGTCCTGTACGGCGCGCTCGTCGGCGGCCCGTCCTCGCCCAACGACGCGTACACCGACGACCGCACCAACTACACGATGAACGAGGTGGCCCTCGACTACAACGCCGGCTTCACCGGCGCATTGGCCCGGCTCTACGGCGAGTACGGCGGCACGCCACTGGCCGCCTTCCCGCCGAAGGAAACCCCCGACGGCCCCGAGCTCCTCGCGCAGGGCGCGCTCAACCAGCCCGACGGCGGCACGTTCACCGAGGTCAAGGCGTACGTGATCAACAAGTCGGCGTGGCCGGCCCGCACGTTCACCGGCTCCCTGCGCTACTACTTCACCCTCGACGGCAGCACCACGCCGGGCCAGATCTCGGTCACTTCCGCGTACAACCAGTGCGACGCGCCCACGCTGCACCAGTTCTCCGGCGCGGTCTACTACGTCGAGGTGCCGTGCTCCGGCGGCGTCGCCCCCGGCGGCCAGTCGCGCTACCGCAAGGAGGTGCAGTTCCGGATCACCAGCACCGGCACCTGGGCGCCCGGCAACGACTGGTCGCACACCGGCCTCGCCCCCAGCGGGAGCGCGCCCGCCGACAACCCGCAGCTCGTGCTCACGCAGGGCGCCGCGGTGGTGTGGGGCAGCCAGCCGGGACAGTCCACGGGCGACACCACCGCGCCGACCGCACCCACCGGGGTCACCGCCACCCCCGGCAGCACCGGCGCCACCCTCACCTGGACGGCGGCCACCGACGACGTCGGCGTCGCCGGCTACGACGTGCTCGACTCGGCGGGCGCGACGATCGGCAGCACCTCGGGCACCAGCTACCAGGTCACCGGCCTCACGCCCGGCACCGCGTACACGTTCTCGGTCCGCGCTCGCGACGCCGCCGGCAACCAGTCGCCGCTCAGCAGCCCGGTCGCGGTCACCACCACGACCACCGGCACCGGCACCGGCTCGCTCGCGGTCCAGCAGCGCGGTGGCACCGCCGCCACCGCCAACCAGATCCGGACCAGCCTCCAGATCGTCAACCGGGGCAGCACGTCCGTGCCGCTCAACAGCGTCACCGCGCGCTATTGGTTCACCGGCGACGCCGCCAACCCGGGCTACCAGGTCTGGTGCGACTACGCGGTTCCCGGCTGCGGCAACGTCACCTTGCGCGTCGTGAAGCTGAGTACGCCGCGCCCGGGTGCCGACGCCTACGTCGAGGTCGGCTTCAGCGGCGGCACCCTCGCCGCCGGCGCGAGCACCGGCGAGCTCCAGGTCCGGGTGGCCAAAGCCGACTGGTCCGCCTTCGACCAGTCCGACGACTACAGCTACCGCACCGCGGCGTCCTTCACCGACCTCGCCACCGCCACCGCCTACCAGTCCGCGGCCCTGGCCTGGGGTACCGAACCCTGA
- a CDS encoding RICIN domain-containing protein, whose translation MKTNLRLGRLASVAAAVLVVAFPVLPAAPGQAAAGESMTVDLASARGPSTAVGEGFLYGISQDGTQPADQYLQPLGITAFRGGGWFSGGWIRDNYQNGNATKADLNSIIAQAKRLTQPPYHAQYQVLVSDIYGANGGQPSNTMYPCDNGNCTNWISFIDATVGALQGSGLKFAYDIWNEPDISAFWTRGVSSPQYFQMWDTAYREIRRLAPGALIVGPSLAFTPDQNPGEWNAFLSHTKAAGTVPDEITNHDEGDGDDPVQVGQSITRYLANNGLSPIPLSANEYQPADRQTAGVTAWYLARFAQSNYVNAMRGNWVCCVTPNLTGVLTQSGGNWLPTGHWWALRDYADMTGTLVNTSGQVGSTAISAAKDSAAGRAVAVIGDEKGYTGPVSVAFTGLSAVPWLAGNGSVKVVVQRIPDQAPLNAPQVVFNQNVNASGGSVTIPFTFQASHDAFAIYLTPTGPTSGNTVTVTSPGDQTGTAGTAIGGVQIHATDSAAGQSLAYAATGLPPGLSINASSGLITGTPTAGGSYGVTVSVTDTTGAAGTATFTWTISGGTGGFPGGDHTLVTVAGNLCLDVYGNSSTSGAVIDQWTCNGQSNQQFQFVAASGGYGELRARNSGQDVSVSGSSTAQGVPDIVQQPANTSAGSLWLPQQQSDGSWQFKNRNSGLCLDVYGASGTAGQQLDQWPCKNAPGTNQDFSAR comes from the coding sequence ATGAAGACGAATCTCCGGCTGGGGCGCCTGGCTTCGGTGGCCGCGGCGGTCCTGGTGGTGGCGTTCCCGGTGCTGCCGGCGGCTCCGGGGCAGGCGGCCGCGGGTGAGTCGATGACGGTGGACCTCGCGTCGGCGCGCGGGCCGTCGACCGCGGTCGGCGAGGGGTTCCTGTACGGCATCAGCCAGGACGGCACGCAGCCGGCGGACCAGTACCTGCAGCCGCTGGGCATCACCGCCTTCCGCGGTGGCGGCTGGTTCTCCGGCGGGTGGATCCGGGACAACTACCAGAACGGCAACGCCACCAAGGCCGACCTGAACTCGATCATCGCGCAGGCGAAGCGGCTGACCCAGCCGCCTTACCACGCCCAGTACCAGGTGCTGGTCAGCGACATCTACGGCGCGAACGGCGGCCAGCCGTCGAACACGATGTACCCGTGCGACAACGGGAACTGCACGAACTGGATCAGCTTCATCGACGCCACCGTGGGAGCCTTGCAGGGCTCGGGCCTGAAGTTCGCCTACGACATCTGGAACGAGCCGGACATCTCCGCGTTCTGGACGCGCGGGGTGTCCAGCCCGCAGTACTTCCAGATGTGGGACACCGCCTACCGGGAGATCCGCCGGCTCGCGCCGGGCGCGCTGATCGTGGGCCCGTCGCTGGCGTTCACGCCGGACCAGAACCCGGGGGAGTGGAACGCGTTCCTCTCGCACACCAAGGCGGCCGGGACCGTGCCGGACGAGATCACCAACCACGACGAGGGCGACGGCGACGACCCGGTGCAGGTCGGCCAGTCGATCACCCGGTACCTCGCGAACAACGGACTCTCGCCGATCCCCTTGTCCGCCAACGAATACCAGCCGGCCGACCGGCAGACCGCCGGGGTGACGGCCTGGTACCTGGCGCGCTTCGCGCAGTCGAACTACGTCAACGCGATGCGGGGCAACTGGGTCTGCTGCGTGACCCCGAACCTGACCGGAGTCCTCACCCAGAGCGGGGGGAACTGGCTGCCGACGGGCCACTGGTGGGCGCTTCGCGACTACGCGGACATGACCGGCACGCTGGTGAACACCTCCGGCCAGGTCGGCTCCACCGCGATCTCGGCGGCCAAGGACAGCGCCGCCGGCCGCGCCGTCGCCGTCATCGGTGACGAGAAGGGGTACACCGGCCCCGTGTCGGTCGCCTTCACCGGCCTGTCCGCGGTGCCCTGGCTGGCCGGGAACGGCAGCGTCAAGGTCGTGGTGCAGCGCATCCCCGACCAGGCGCCGCTGAACGCACCGCAGGTCGTCTTCAACCAGAACGTGAACGCCTCCGGCGGCTCGGTGACGATCCCCTTCACCTTCCAGGCCTCGCACGACGCCTTCGCGATCTACCTGACGCCGACGGGTCCGACGAGCGGCAACACCGTCACCGTCACCAGCCCCGGCGACCAGACCGGGACCGCCGGGACGGCGATCGGCGGCGTGCAGATCCACGCCACCGACTCGGCGGCCGGGCAGAGCCTGGCCTACGCGGCCACCGGCCTCCCGCCGGGGCTGTCGATCAACGCCTCCTCCGGCCTGATCACCGGCACCCCGACGGCGGGCGGCAGCTACGGCGTGACGGTCTCCGTCACCGACACCACCGGCGCGGCCGGGACGGCGACCTTCACCTGGACGATCTCCGGCGGCACGGGCGGGTTCCCGGGCGGCGACCACACGCTGGTGACCGTCGCCGGCAACCTGTGCCTGGACGTCTACGGCAACTCGAGCACCTCCGGCGCCGTCATCGACCAGTGGACCTGCAACGGGCAAAGCAACCAGCAGTTCCAGTTCGTCGCGGCTTCCGGCGGCTACGGCGAACTGCGGGCGCGGAACTCCGGCCAGGACGTCTCCGTGTCCGGCAGCTCGACGGCGCAAGGCGTCCCGGACATCGTCCAGCAGCCGGCGAACACCTCCGCCGGAAGCCTCTGGCTACCGCAGCAGCAGTCCGACGGCAGCTGGCAGTTCAAGAACCGGAACAGCGGCTTGTGCCTGGACGTCTACGGCGCCAGCGGCACCGCGGGACAGCAGCTGGACCAGTGGCCGTGCAAGAACGCCCCCGGCACCAACCAGGACTTCTCCGCACGCTGA
- a CDS encoding RICIN domain-containing protein: MSSSPHRLPREQANRPLALLVVLLTVLAGVLVPAVRAQAAVNTFTLGATRYDTAGRALQLHGMGIVQVGTTWYGFGEDKTGQTTANTAFQDIPCYTSTDLANWTHQGIALAKQASGDLGPNRIVERPKVLYNATTRMYVMYLHIDNTSYSDQRVGVATSPTPCGPYSYRGSFQPLGNQSRDIGLFQDTDGSAYLMSENAGRSLRIYRLSADYTTVASAVATLPNYESPAVIKVGGTYYLLASHLTGWATNDNVYATASSMAGPWSAFRNFAAAGTNTYNSQTANIITVQGSSATTYIYAGDRWTGNAMGNSPLIWLPLTIRGTTVNLGQYPSWSLDADAGTWSANSGLPTAGTHVLKNANSGMVMDASGASTAAGGKIIQWPAHGGTNQQWRLTKVSDNVFTVVNVNSGLCLDVPDGSTANGVQLQQWTCTGTAGQQWAADLVGSLTGSQYVLENVGSGLVIGVAGSSTASGAQVSQLGGSGASSQVWTVS, translated from the coding sequence ATGTCCAGCTCACCGCACCGGCTCCCGAGGGAACAGGCGAACCGGCCGCTCGCTCTGCTCGTCGTCCTGCTCACCGTCCTGGCCGGCGTGCTGGTGCCCGCGGTCCGGGCGCAGGCGGCGGTGAACACGTTCACCCTCGGCGCCACGCGGTACGACACCGCCGGCCGCGCGCTGCAGCTGCACGGCATGGGCATCGTGCAGGTCGGCACCACCTGGTACGGCTTCGGTGAGGACAAGACCGGGCAGACCACGGCCAACACCGCGTTCCAGGACATCCCCTGCTACACGTCGACCGATCTGGCGAACTGGACCCACCAGGGGATCGCGCTGGCGAAACAGGCCAGTGGCGACCTCGGGCCGAACCGCATCGTGGAACGGCCCAAGGTGCTCTACAACGCCACCACCCGGATGTACGTGATGTACCTGCACATCGACAACACGAGCTACTCCGACCAGCGGGTCGGCGTGGCGACCAGCCCCACGCCGTGCGGGCCGTACAGCTACCGGGGGAGCTTCCAGCCGCTGGGCAACCAGAGCCGCGACATCGGCTTGTTCCAGGACACCGACGGGTCGGCGTACCTGATGAGCGAGAACGCCGGCCGCAGCCTCCGCATCTACCGGCTGTCCGCGGACTACACGACGGTGGCGAGCGCGGTGGCGACGCTGCCCAACTACGAGTCCCCGGCCGTGATCAAGGTCGGCGGGACGTACTACCTGCTGGCGTCCCACCTGACCGGGTGGGCCACCAACGACAACGTGTACGCGACCGCGTCGTCGATGGCCGGACCCTGGTCGGCGTTCCGGAACTTCGCGGCGGCGGGCACGAACACCTACAACAGCCAGACCGCGAACATCATCACGGTCCAGGGCAGCTCGGCGACCACCTACATCTACGCGGGCGACCGCTGGACGGGCAACGCCATGGGCAATTCGCCGCTGATCTGGCTGCCGCTCACGATCCGCGGTACGACGGTCAACCTGGGCCAGTACCCGAGCTGGAGCCTCGACGCCGACGCGGGGACGTGGTCGGCGAATTCCGGCCTGCCCACCGCCGGCACGCACGTGCTGAAGAACGCCAACAGCGGAATGGTCATGGACGCCTCGGGTGCCTCCACGGCGGCCGGCGGCAAGATCATCCAGTGGCCGGCGCACGGGGGCACCAACCAGCAATGGCGGTTGACGAAGGTGTCCGACAACGTCTTCACGGTGGTCAACGTCAACAGCGGGCTGTGCCTCGACGTCCCGGACGGGTCCACGGCGAACGGCGTCCAGCTGCAGCAGTGGACCTGCACCGGTACCGCCGGCCAGCAGTGGGCCGCGGACCTGGTGGGCAGCCTCACCGGCAGCCAGTACGTCCTGGAAAACGTCGGCAGCGGCCTCGTGATCGGGGTGGCCGGGTCGTCCACCGCGAGCGGTGCGCAGGTCAGCCAGCTCGGCGGGTCGGGCGCCTCGAGCCAGGTGTGGACGGTCTCCTGA
- a CDS encoding polysaccharide deacetylase: MGSRSSRLVRRPGTWLTVTLALVLAGVLIISLDDSPAAPGRAISGSPTAAATTAPPVSKEPAWMRPLRPGEKPPQFVLFSFDGAGSHDHWSRYLALAKSVNAHFSGFLSGIYLLTDEQRARYTGPGHKPGGASIGFGGSAGEVATRVQDLNTAVAAGHQIGTHYNGHFCTGAEPSVGRWTAAGWTAEIGQFSRFVDDARERLGLHLSAKDVTGGRTPCLEGNWAAAFPAMRDAGYTFDSSQPSDGVKWPTDIDGIREFWMPYVKVPALHKKVIMMDYNLWYQFNHAKNDPSHAEQYTQATLETYRGAYRAAFDGNRAPLVIGNHFNDWAGGAFSRAAEGFMGEVCTKPETVCATYAEVTKWMSLQNAGVLDQFRSMPPAQAG; the protein is encoded by the coding sequence ATGGGTTCTCGCTCGTCACGGCTGGTGCGGCGGCCGGGTACCTGGTTGACGGTCACCCTCGCCCTCGTGCTGGCCGGCGTCCTGATCATCTCCCTCGACGACAGCCCCGCCGCGCCCGGCCGGGCGATCAGTGGTTCGCCCACCGCCGCGGCCACCACCGCCCCTCCGGTCAGCAAGGAACCGGCGTGGATGCGCCCGCTGCGCCCGGGCGAAAAGCCCCCGCAGTTCGTGCTCTTCTCCTTCGACGGTGCCGGCTCGCACGACCACTGGAGCCGCTACCTCGCCCTCGCCAAGTCCGTCAACGCGCACTTCAGCGGGTTCCTCTCGGGCATCTACCTGCTGACCGACGAGCAGCGGGCGCGTTACACCGGGCCCGGCCACAAGCCGGGCGGGGCCTCGATCGGCTTCGGCGGCAGTGCCGGGGAAGTCGCCACCCGCGTCCAGGACCTCAACACCGCCGTCGCCGCGGGGCACCAGATCGGCACGCACTACAACGGGCACTTCTGCACCGGCGCCGAGCCGAGCGTCGGCCGCTGGACCGCGGCGGGCTGGACCGCCGAAATCGGCCAGTTCAGCCGCTTCGTCGACGACGCCCGCGAGCGCCTCGGACTGCACCTGTCCGCCAAGGACGTCACCGGCGGCCGGACGCCGTGCCTCGAAGGCAACTGGGCCGCGGCCTTTCCCGCCATGCGCGACGCCGGCTACACCTTCGACTCCAGCCAGCCGTCGGACGGCGTCAAGTGGCCCACCGACATCGACGGCATCCGGGAGTTCTGGATGCCGTACGTGAAGGTGCCCGCGCTGCACAAGAAGGTCATCATGATGGACTACAACCTGTGGTACCAGTTCAACCACGCCAAGAACGACCCGTCCCACGCCGAGCAGTACACCCAGGCCACCCTCGAGACCTACCGCGGCGCCTACCGCGCCGCCTTCGACGGCAACCGCGCCCCGCTCGTCATCGGCAACCACTTCAACGACTGGGCCGGCGGGGCGTTCTCCCGGGCCGCCGAAGGCTTCATGGGCGAGGTGTGCACCAAACCCGAGACGGTCTGCGCGACCTACGCGGAAGTCACGAAGTGGATGTCGCTGCAGAACGCGGGCGTCCTGGACCAGTTCCGGTCGATGCCGCCCGCCCAAGCCGGCTGA